The genomic stretch ACATAATAGGGATATACCAAATAAGCAAGAGGGGGAAGCAAGTAAGTTTCTTAGATTATTATCTGAAGCTGAAAAAAGTCTCTACCCGGGTTGTGATAAGTACTCAAAACTTTCCTTTGTTGTCCATATccttcatttgaaaactatGAATCGGTGGACTTGCAAATCCATCGATATGCTGCTGAAATTCCTCATTCAAGTCTTCCCCATGGCATCAATTCCTAGCTCATACTATGATGCAAAAAATTTAATTCGTGAGCTAGGACTCAAGTGTGAAAAAATACATGCATGTGAAAATGATTGTGCACTTtattggaaagaaaatgaaagccTCGATCACTGCCCAAATGAAAAATGTAAAGCACCTCGTTATAAATCCCCGGGTTCTAAAATTCCTAGAAAAGTGCTTCGCTATTTCCCCTTAAAATCAAGGTTGCAAAGACTATTCATAAACAAGGAGATAGCTCAAGATATGAGGTGGCATAAAGAGAGACGCGTTCCCAAGGAAAACACAATGACACACCCTGCTGACTCAATAGCTTGGAAGGAGTTTGATAACAGTCACCCATCTTTTGCCGAAGATCCTCGTAATGTTAGGTTGGGGCTTTCAACTGATGGTTTCAATCCCTATGGAAACATGAATAATGCATATAGTATATGGCCTGTAATCCTTGTTCCTTACAATCTACCACCTTGGAAATGCTTAAAGGACCCTTTTTTCCTGTTATCAATGATTATTCCAGGTCCTAAGTGCATAGGAAATGATATGGATATATTTTTTAGGCCTCTAATTGATGAGTTGAAAGAGTTTTTTGACACTGGCTTTGAGACTTATGATGCAGCCGTGGGAGAAAAATTTATGTTACGGGCTGCTCTATTGTGGACTATAAGTGATTTTCCAGCATATGCCTATTTGTCAGGGTGGAGTACGAAAGGTTATAAGGCCTGTCCTATTTGTTTAGATGATACAACCAGTGTATATCTGAGAAATGGATTAAAATGTTGCTATATGGGGCACCGGCGATTTTTGCCAGCGGACCATAAATGGCGCAGAGAAAGAAAGTCATTTGATGGCAAGAGTGATCTTAGACAGCCTGTTAGAACTTTATCCGGTGAAGAAATCTTTGAACAACTTCAAGAGTTTGATCAAATGGTGTTTGGTAAGGCACCTGAATTGcttaaagagaagaaaagaaaacgcatgcaaaatcagtcaaattggTTGAAGAAAAGCATTTTTTTTGAGCTGCCATATTGAAGTACTAACAAAATTAGACACAACTTGGACATTATGCATATCGTGAAGAATGTGTGTGAAATTTTGTTGGCTACAGTGATGGGTACGGGACACAAAAATAGGGACACTTGGCAAGCTAGAGAGGATTTGAAGGAAATGAGATTGAGGGAAGAATTGCATCTTCAAACTCAAGGGGATTCAAAGGTGATGCCCGCTGCATGCTACACTCTTTCACGCAGCGAAAAACAAAAACTATGCCAGTTTTTGAGCTCACTCAAGTTCCCCGATGGATTTGCCTCAAACATATCTCATTGTGTTAAGCCAAAAGAGTGCCAAATTTCAGGGATGAAGAGTCATGATTATCATGTATTCTTGCAACGTCTACTTCCATTAGCAATTAGAGGCATGCTGCCAAAGGATGTTTCCCAAACTTTGGTAGAACTAAGCaatttttttaggaaaatttgttcCAGGACTCTTTATGTAGATGAGTTAGATGCACAGGAGAAAAACATTGTTGTAATACTCTGCAAActtgaaaaaattttccctccAAATTTCTTCGATGTAATGGTCCATTTAATGGTCCATTTACCTGCTGAAGCAAAACTTGCTGGCCCAGCACAATACCGGTGGATGTTCCCATTTGAGAGGTAGTGTAAAGGCTATTTTAAGACTGAATCTTCTTTTGCTTCATAGGGTCGTACTGCTGTGACATCTTATGGCTGCATTTTTGTGACACAGAAAAATGGGTCAATACAAAGGTTATGTGCACAACAGAGCTCGACCGGAAGTATGCATTGTTGAGCGTTACTTGGATGATGAATGTCTAACATTCATTTCCAGGTACTTGCACAATGTTCCTACAATATTTAATGAACCAGAAAGAAACATCGAACGCTTTGAGGCTACTGGAAAGTTGTCTATTTTTTCTGGAATGGCTCGGCCTTTTGGGGCAGCAACATTTTGTTGCTTAAGTGAATCAGAGTTGATGAAAATACATTTATTCATCTTGAAAAATTGTGAAGAAATTGATGATTACATAAGGTAATAAATTTATTACCTTATGTATATGAGAAGTGTTATATGTTTAGTCAATTTTAGCACTAACCGTAGCACATAGATAACTAATAATACTATTGTATAGGATGCACAAAGAATTGCTTCAGCAGCAAAATGTGTCGAATGTAGAGCAGATGCACGATTTAGAGTTtccaaagtggtttgaagaTCGTGTAAGTATGGAACAAACTACTAGAAAACTTGTGGTATTTATATAGTTGTTAATTTGTTCAGTCATTCTAATTTCTTATTTGGGTCATATAGGTCACTTACATGCATACACAAGGCAGATGCTGTGATGAATTGTTGTCTTTGGCCAAAGGACTGGATTTTAGAGTGATCAAATATCCTGGTTGTAATGTCAATGGGTTTAGATTTCATACCAAAACACGTGAGGTAGACAGAAAAACCCAGAATAGTGGCATTATGGTGAAGGGTGAGCATGCTGATGTAGAAATAAACTTCTATGGTGCTATTACAGATATCTTAGAGGTTGAATACTCCTTCAGTCAAAGCCGAGTAGTTCTGTTCAAGTGTGATTGGTGGGACTTGAAAAATAGCTCATGTCTTAAAATAGACAAACAGAGTAATCTAAGCAGCgtcaatttgtcaaaaaaatggTATATAGACCAGCCATTTGTATTCGCTTCCCAAGCCGAACAGGTCTTTTACGTAAAGGATATGAGGC from Coffea eugenioides isolate CCC68of chromosome 8, Ceug_1.0, whole genome shotgun sequence encodes the following:
- the LOC113780282 gene encoding uncharacterized protein LOC113780282, producing the protein MDRSWMTIKDYLHPRYLAGVKEFVQFAYLGKDPTYKLPCPCKGCNNFEDQTMEVMKSHLCGGIVESYTRWVYHGERFEDSDEDEDDNIVLDEENSESDDIQEMLNDVGTANFGENWRNSGEHNRDIPNKQEGEASKFLRLLSEAEKSLYPGCDKYSKLSFVVHILHLKTMNRWTCKSIDMLLKFLIQVFPMASIPSSYYDAKNLIRELGLKCEKIHACENDCALYWKENESLDHCPNEKCKAPRYKSPGSKIPRKVLRYFPLKSRLQRLFINKEIAQDMRWHKERRVPKENTMTHPADSIAWKEFDNSHPSFAEDPRNVRLGLSTDGFNPYGNMNNAYSIWPVILVPYNLPPWKCLKDPFFLLSMIIPGPKCIGNDMDIFFRPLIDELKEFFDTGFETYDAAVGEKFMLRAALLWTISDFPAYAYLSGWSTKGYKACPICLDDTTSVYLRNGLKCCYMGHRRFLPADHKWRRERKSFDGKSDLRQPVRTLSGEEIFEQLQEFDQMVFGKAPELLKEKKRKRMQNQSNWLKKSIFFELPY